A segment of the Gossypium hirsutum isolate 1008001.06 chromosome D10, Gossypium_hirsutum_v2.1, whole genome shotgun sequence genome:
tatagttgTGTCATTACAATTTATACTACTAAATATGACATAAAATTATGATGTAATTACATTCTATCAATCAAACGCATCTAAAAATTAGaattctttacaaatagatgttATTACTacctaaaaattacatttttacctaCACACTTCAATGAAAATGATTTAGCTTTCTTTGAAAAAAAGAATACATATCTCGTTTTATGGTATGTGCCAAGTTGTAAAGCTTTTCTTAAACATTTATCATAACAACCATCTATACACATTTTTCATCTTAATGCATAGAAATTTATTCTTCcaaatagagaaaaataaaaaaatgtgcaTGTAATTCAAGATTAtgtatttttcaaatgttttatttccttttcttccaatttttttttacctcTACCAAGTAtgaatagaaagaaaaaataattttctttccatttttccatCTCTTACCAAGCATAcatatggaaagaaaaattatgtttttcatcTTCCAAATTTCTATCCATTGAATTTTACTTccttccaattttctttccactttACCAAGCAAAGCCTAAAAGTGTGCTTGGATGGATGAAAAAAGTGAAAAGATGAGAGAAAGGAAGGGAAAAgtggaaggaaaaaaaaattagagtgtaCTTAGTGGgaaaaaaaagtgagagaaaaaaatATAAGAGGGATgagcattttattcaaattttccaaattgaatataaaaaagaTCATCCCTCCTATTTTCTTTGCTCTCACTTCCTTTCTGAATAAGCACACTCAATTAATATTCTTTTCACTTTTTCCCTCCTTCCTCTCATCCCTCAGCTTTTCCTCCAACCACACATTGaaattcaaattcatttttttttattctccCACCCATTTTTTGGGGATATTTGAAAAGTAAGTTCTTTGCACATCTTGGGAgcattttcaaatataatttcCCATACTTAATCCGATATCCAAAATTTTGTCTAATATGAATCTCGGATATAGGTATATCAACATGCAACTCATTAATTTAGGAAGTGGTTCAAAAAACAGAAGGGATTGAACAAATATTTTAGCTTCCTGAATCTATGATAATCGATTCAAGTGATGATCAATTTGTATCAAGGACAACGGTGTCTGTTCATAAAATTTAACAATTCCCATGTTATTTTCTCCCCTGATATGGGCCAGAAAACCAACCTATAATGCGGACTTTAGTCCTAAGCCAGTCTCTAATTCTTGTGGAAacatttccttgattttctcaaTGAACTTAAGCATAGTCTCCGAGCCTTTCTTATCTGTTAcaattgaaacaaaataaaatgaaaaaaatatgagtaCCGGATTTGCAATCTTGAACCTTGAGAGATGAAGCATATCGCTATGGTGAAGAAGGGTTCTTTTTATTTTCTGGAAACAAGTTTCGTGGTAGTGACACTAACCGAGTTTTGGCACCGTGTGTCCCATTGAGTGATGAATATGCAAGGGATTCACAAATGATCTCTGTAGCATGAACGCCCGTTCCTTCAGGAAATCCTTGTCTCCTGATTAAGAAATTTGACATTTTCTGAGAGCGACGAACGATTTGCAAGTCCTAAAAGTTGCTCTTATGGTTTTTCTTTTTGGAATCAAACATCGAATATAAAGAGAGTATGCATGCAAATGATAAACAAAGAATCATCAGCAATGCAGAAAGACAATTTGCAACAAGAAAAAAGAGTTCAAACTCGTTTTCTAAGTTTTAAAATGGCAAATTTTGTAACTAAAATGGGATTTCAGTGGATCTTGCTTCCTTACAGATGTAGTTATTTTCTTCATATTTCCAGAAGATTTATCTAGAGATCGAATAACCTTTGTTCAATTTTACATGGAAATTAAGCGAGAATATAGAAATATGATGGGGTAAACGATAAGTTTCTTTGGCATCCTAAAGTTAAAAAAGGTTTCTTGATCGGGAATGCGTACTCTTTTTACTCAAGTGGACTCAGTTTAGGATGCTTGTGGTCTAGGCCTATGTTTGCCCGACTCTTCGTTTTGCTCAAAGTATCAATGTCCAACACTTACATCTGGCATACATTCAGGCACGGGTATTGAGGGATATCACTCTTCAGATACatggaaaaacttttaaaaaactgAACATATCCATGTCTAACTTATACTTGCATTCAACATTCACACGAGCCCAAGTAGCTCTAGCCTATCAGCTTAACCTTTTGTACTTTGTACCTAACAACTTcactaaagaacaaaaaaatttctaaagctTATGCCAAGGTTTGTTGTATCCGTATGCTTTAAGACTTCATTTACTGTATAGCtttcaagataaataaaaattttcagatGATGTGCCAAAAAGAACTGCTAAAACTTAGAGACTGCTAGGTCCTATGTCCTATGTTGCtccaacttttcatttttcttgaatcaCCCATGTCCAACACTCGTATCCAAATGTGTTTCAGGACATGAAGTTGGGGATGTTACCATTCAAAGActtcaaatacatggaaaaaactTGGAAAATATTTACCCCAGCCAAATACATACCCATATCTGACACTCATACTTGAGTGCAAGAAACATAGCTCCAGCCTATATTGGGACAATAGCAACTGTGGTACGGAAAAAGAACATCTTTtacttttgcatattttgttGCTGCCTTTTTGAAGCTTCTTGTTAACTTATTAGAAGGTTAGTCTGGCATGCTCAAGATCAATGAAATCCAAAAGGTAACTAAAGTCTATGATGTTACGACTCTTAATTTCTCTTGCAGTACCTATATCTGATACCCGTGTTGAACTTGAGCATAGGAATGGGAATATGATCCTCCAAGGACTCACATACACTTAGGTTATCCAAAATGTAGTAGAAGTGGATAAAGGGAATTAAAATTGCAGGAATAAGTCCTAAAGTTACCAATCAAATGAAGAGATGGGCAGTCAATTGGAACTGAATAAACATTAGCAAGCAATTTAGGAGGCCCAGACTTCAATTCTCGAAGTTCAAAACCTGATATTATGATCACGAACTTTATCTTTGGCACACTAGTAAAAGCGGCACcctgaaaataaattaaaagaaattcaagCAAAACCAATCAAATTTACAAATACCCTCATCTTGATTCTCAAAAAAGCTTCAAAGGGAATACCTCTCTTTGCATTGGAGGCACCACAGATGCTAGCATTCCACCCTGAAATCCATGAAATTAGCCAATCCAACTGTTAATTTTAATAAGGGAACTGAAAAGGGTTCTTTTCAATGATTTCAATTAGTTTACCTGGGAAAAACCCAGTAGACCATCAAAGGGACCATGTTTAATCATATAATCTTCTATGTATGCAATACATTCATCGAAATGAACACACTCCATCTGGGggagaaaaaacaaagaaataagagAGATATTTCATCTAAATGGAGATTACCCAATGACGAAATAGAAGTTGGAAATTGAAAGATCAAACCTCGTTGACTTGATACCATTCATAATAAGGAGGATCATAAAGGGATTCAACGTCGGATTTTCCTCTAGCATGAAAGGGAGCGTCGAGAAAATCGAAATCGAAGTTGTTGAGCACGGAATGAGGCCACTttgccatcattttcttcaggaTTTCACCGCTTGTTCTGAATCCATGGAGGCATAAAACTCTGGGTTTCTTCCTCCGAACTTGATTTCCTCCCATTTCCGACTCTTATGTTACTATTTTCTTAACAATAATTGACTTCTGGAGTTGAGGAATGGGCGGAAGTACAAGATGCAAGTTTAACTAAGCCTTatcatcaataaaatatttatatcttttgCGTGATGCAGTGGTTTACCCACCAAAGACCGACACCAGGAAAGAAAGAGTACAAAAAATTACGAGCATTGATACTATAATCAATGGCGGATGGCCATGAAGCCAGCCGGGGACTTGGCCCCAAATATTTAGGAAACATCTCTCAAAATGAAGTTTTGACAATTTGTAGAACGCTTGCCTGtcatttaattgtttttttgcTAGTAATACTTCTTTTAAGGGCCGACCTAAAACCCTCAAATGTATGTCTGGAGTTTGGATGAAAATATTATCTCAGTTTAAAGTATGAGCCAACATGGTGGGTGGACAGAAAAAACGTGGATTCCAGAATTTGAAAGATAGATTGACAAACAGGATCCGGAGTTGGTGCATAAAACCTCTCTTTCAAGGAGGTAAACAAGTATTCATCAAAAGCGTTTTACAAGCTATTACTACTTATCCAATGTCatgctttttctttttgccaAATCTGTGTGGTGAAATGGAACAAATTATTGGTAAATTTTGGTGGTAAAAGAGGCATTCATTGGTGTAATTGAAAATATTTACGCATGTTAAAGGAGGAGGGTGGTCTAGGCTTTCG
Coding sequences within it:
- the LOC107914363 gene encoding esterase FUS5 isoform X2, whose protein sequence is MGGNQVRRKKPRVLCLHGFRTSGEILKKMMAKWPHSVLNNFDFDFLDAPFHARGKSDVESLYDPPYYEWYQVNEMECVHFDECIAYIEDYMIKHGPFDGLLGFSQGGMLASVVPPMQREGAAFTSVPKIKFVIIISGDKDFLKERAFMLQRSFVNPLHIHHSMGHTVPKLDKKGSETMLKFIEKIKEMFPQELETGLGLKSAL
- the LOC107914363 gene encoding uncharacterized hydrolase C22A12.06c isoform X3, whose protein sequence is MGGNQVRRKKPRVLCLHGFRTSGEILKKMMAKWPHSVLNNFDFDFLDAPFHARGKSDVESLYDPPYYEWYQVNEMECVHFDECIAYIEDYMIKHGPFDGLLGFSQGGMLASVVPPMQREGAAFTSVPKIKFVIIISGFELRELKSGPPKLLANVYSVPIDCPSLHLIEKP
- the LOC107914363 gene encoding esterase C25G4.2 isoform X1, producing the protein MGGNQVRRKKPRVLCLHGFRTSGEILKKMMAKWPHSVLNNFDFDFLDAPFHARGKSDVESLYDPPYYEWYQVNEMECVHFDECIAYIEDYMIKHGPFDGLLGFSQGGMLASVVPPMQREGAAFTSVPKIKFVIIISGFELRELKSGPPKLLANVYSVPIDCPSLHLIGDKDFLKERAFMLQRSFVNPLHIHHSMGHTVPKLDKKGSETMLKFIEKIKEMFPQELETGLGLKSAL